In a genomic window of Punica granatum isolate Tunisia-2019 chromosome 6, ASM765513v2, whole genome shotgun sequence:
- the LOC116210181 gene encoding cellulose synthase A catalytic subunit 2 [UDP-forming]-like: MNTGGRLIAGSHNRNEFVLINAEEGSRIKSVTELSGQICQICGDEVELTPEGEPFVACNECAFPVCRPCYEYERREGNQACPQCKTRYKRIKGSPRVEGDEEEDDIDDLDHEFDYGHLVPFGGQHGGDSGRGLHSSGSGDPTQKEFDSSPLDPQIPLLTYRDEDADISPDRHALIVPPSSHGSRVHPMPYTDPSVPMQPRPMAPQKDIAVYGYGSVAWKARMDEWKKKNGDKLQVVKHQGGSDGGKFDGGDELDDSDLPMMDEGRQPLSRKLPIPSSKINPYRMIIVLRLAILGLFFHYRILHPVNDAYGLWLTSVICEIWFAVSWILDQFPKWYPIKRETYLDRLSLRYERQGKPSELAAVDVFVSTVDPMKEPPLITANTVLSILAVDYPVDRVSCYVSDDGAAMLTFEALSETSEFAKRWVPFCKKYSIEPRAPEWYFSQKMDYLKNKVNPEFVRERRAMKREYEEFKVRINALVAKAQKVPEEGWTMQDGTPWPGNNVRDHPGMIQVFLGHHEDLEDPIENEEKEQTKLPRLVYVSREKRPGFDHHKKAGAMNALIRVSAVISNAPYLLNVDCDHYINNSKALREAMCFMMDPTSGKKVCYVQFPQRFDGIDRHDRYSNRNVVFFDINMKGLDGIQGPIYVGTGCVFRRQALYGYDAPKKKKPPSRTCNCWPKWCCCLCFRSRKNKRNKSKEKSKKTKNREASKQIHALENIEEGVEDLNKEKSGEISQVKLEKKFGTSPVFIASALLENGGVPVNASPASLLSEAIQVISCGYEDKTEWGKEVGWIYGSVTEDILTGFKMHCHGWRSVYCIPKRPAFKGSAPINLSDRLHQVLRWALGSVEIFLSRHCPIWYGYGGGLKWLERFSYINSVVYPWTSIPLLVYCTLPAICLLTGQFIVPEISNYASLVFMALFISIAATGILEMQWGGVGIDDWWRNEQFWVIGGVSSHLFALFQGLLKVLAGVNTNFTVTSKGADDGAFSELYLFKWTSLLIPPTTLLIINIVGVVVGVSDAINNGYDSWGPLFGRLFFAFWVIVHLYPFLKGLLGKQDRMPTIILVWSILLASILTLMWVRINPFVNRDGPVLEVCGLNCD; the protein is encoded by the exons ATGAACACTGGAGGTCGCCTCATTGCTGGCTCTCACAACCGGAACGAGTTCGTCCTGATCAATGCCGAGGAGGGTTCCCGG ATCAAGTCCGTGACAGAATTGAGCGGACAGATATGTCAAATATGTGGAGACGAGGTGGAGCTGACTCCCGAGGGAGAGCCGTTTGTTGCCTGCAATGAGTGTGCTTTCCCTGTCTGTCGGCCTTGCTATGAATACGAGCGGAGGGAGGGAAATCAAGCCTGCCCTCAATGTAAAACTAGATATAAGCGCATCAAAG GTAGTCCTAGGGTTGAAGGTGATGAAGAGGAGGATGACATTGACGATTTGGACCACGAGTTCGATTATGGGCACCTTGTTCCTTTCGGGGGCCAGCATGGTGGGGACTCTGGCCGTGGCTTACATTCGAGTGGGTCTGGGGACCCGACACAGAAGGAGTTCGACTCTTCTCCTCTGGATCCTCAAATCCCACTATTGACTTATCGCGATGAG GATGCTGATATCTCTCCTGATCGGCACGCCCTCATTGTTCCTCCATCGAGTCATGGAAGCAGGGTTCACCCAATGCCTTATACTGATCCTTCTGTACCTA TGCAACCTAGACCGATGGCTCCTCAGAAAGACATTGCAGTATATGGATACGGGAGCGTGGCGTGGAAAGCAAGAATGGAtgaatggaagaagaagaatggtgACAAACTTCAGGTGGTGAAGCATCAAGGAGGATCAGATGGTGGGAAATTCGATGGTGGAGATGAGTTGGATGACTCCGATCTACCAAT GATGGACGAGGGAAGGCAGCCACTTTCGAGGAAGCTCCCAATTCCCTCAAGCAAGATAAACCCTTACAGAATGATCATTGTGCTCCGGCTTGCAATTCTCGGCTTGTTCTTCCACTATCGGATTCTCCATCCTGTTAACGATGCATATGGGTTGTGGCTGACTTCGGTTATCTGCGAGATTTGGTTTGCTGTCTCATGGATATTGGATCAGTTCCCCAAATGGTACCCCATCAAAAGAGAAACGTACCTCGATCGTCTCTCTCTCAG ATATGAGAGGCAAGGCAAACCATCCGAATTAGCAGCTGTAGACGTTTTCGTTAGTACAGTCGATCCAATGAAGGAGCCTCCGCTTATCACCGCAAACACTGTTCTCTCCATCCTCGCGGTCGACTACCCAGTTGATAGGGTGTCGTGCTACGTCTCAGATGATGGTGCTGCCATGCTCACTTTTGAAGCCCTCTCTGAGACATCTGAGTTTGCAAAGAGATGGGTCCCATTCTGCAAGAAGTACAGCATTGAGCCCCGAGCTCCTGAATGGTATTTCTCTCAGAAGATGGACTATCTGAAGAACAAAGTGAATCCTGAATTCGTCCGGGAAAGGCGAGCAATGAAG AGAGAATATGAGGAATTTAAGGTGAGAATAAATGCATTGGTTGCAAAGGCACAAAAGGTTCCTGAGGAAGGTTGGACTATGCAGGATGGAACTCCATGGCCCGGAAATAATGTTCGGGATCATCCTGGCATGATTCAG GTCTTCCTTGGCCACCATGAAGATCTTGAAGATCCCATTGAAAATGAAGAGAAAGAGCAGACAAAACTACCTCGTCTTGTTTATGTTTCTCGTGAGAAAAGACCGGGATTCGATCACCACAAGAAGGCTGGAGCCATGAATGCTCTG ATTCGGGTTTCTGCGGTCATCtcaaatgctccttacctaCTGAATGTGGATTGTGATCACTACATCAACAACAGCAAGGCCCTCAGAGAAGCCATGTGCTTCATGATGGACCCCACTTCGGGGAAGAAAGTCTGCTATGTTCAGTTCCCTCAGAGGTTCGATGGTATTGATCGACATGATCGTTACTCAAACCGAAACGTCGTGTTCTTCGAT ATCAACATGAAAGGATTAGATGGGATTCAAGGGCCCATTTATGTCGGGACGGGTTGTGTCTTCAGAAGGCAGGCCCTTTATGGTTATGATGctccgaagaagaagaagcctcCGAGCAGGACTTGCAACTGTTGGCCCAAGTGGTGCTGCTGCTTGTGCTTCAGGTCaagaaagaataaaagaaacaaaagcaaggagaagagcaagaaaacaaaaaacaggGAAGCTTCGAAGCAGATTCATGCTCTTGAGAATATTGAAGAGGGCGTCGAGG ATTTGAACAAGGAGAAGTCAGGTGAGATTTCTCAAGTGAAATTGGAGAAAAAGTTCGGGACATCTCCAGTGTTTATTGCTTCCGCACTTTTGGAAAATGGTGGAGTCCCAGTTAATGCAAGTCCTGCGTCACTTTTAAGTGAAGCTATTCAAGTCATCAGTTGTGGTTATGAAGATAAGACTGAATGGGGAAAAGAA GTTGGATGGATATACGGGTCTGTTACAGAGGATATTCTCACAGGATTCAAAATGCACTGTCATGGGTGGAGATCAGTGTACTGCATCCCTAAGCGACCTGCTTTCAAGGGTTCAGCGCCCATCAATCTGTCTGATCGTCTGCATCAGGTTCTTCGTTGGGCGCTTGGGTCCGTGGAAATCTTCTTGAGTAGGCATTGCCCAATCTGGTACGGGTATGGAGGCGGATTGAAGTGGTTGGAGAGATTTTCTTACATAAACTCGGTCGTGTATCCTTGGACCTCCATCCCCTTGCTCGTCTACTGTACCTTGCCTGCAATCTGCCTTCTGACTGGGCAATTCATTGTTCCGGAG ATAAGCAACTATGCAAGTCTCGTGTTCATGGCCCTTTTCATATCGATTGCTGCCACGGGTATCCTCGAGATGCAGTGGGGTGGAGTTGGGATTGACGACTGGTGGAGAAATGAACAGTTCTGGGTCATCGGTGGTGTCTCCTCGCACCTCTTTGCCCTCTTCCAAGGTCTCCTCAAGGTCCTCGCTGGTGTAAACACAAACTTCACTGTCACCTCTAAGGGAGCCGATGACGGCGCATTCTCCGAGCTCTACCTCTTCAAGTGGACCTCCCTCTTGATCCCACCCACAACTCTGCTGATAATCAACATCGTCGGGGTTGTGGTTGGAGTCTCCGACGCGATCAACAACGGGTATGACTCATGGGGCCCGCTTTTTGGAAGGCTGTTCTTCGCCTTCTGGGTGATCGTCCACCTGTATCCCTTCCTCAAGGGTCTGCTGGGGAAGCAAGACCGGATGCCCACAATCATCCTCGTGTGGTCGATCCTGCTTGCCTCGATTCTCACCCTCATGTGGGTGCGGATCAACCCGTTTGTGAACAGGGATGGGCCCGTGCTCGAGGTCTGTGGGTTAAACTGCGactga
- the LOC116210249 gene encoding uncharacterized protein LOC116210249, translating to MDRSKRIVTSVMTREESDGYFIVPDKDVELAAQKIMQLSDEDSNSVNDRRGRKKKGSLGFPSVSVTHAKMIEEIFGSEGEDDGGEVVEAGEVCEPRKKRKQRCRLLEDIYQVTKPMDNQRYLKEMMIKY from the coding sequence ATGGACCGCTCGAAGAGAATCGTTACGAGCGTTATGACCAGAGAAGAATCCGACGGATACTTCATCGTGCCGGACAAGGATGTGGAGCTGGCGGCCCAGAAGATCATGCAGCTCAGTGACGAGGATAGCAACTCTGTCAACGATCGCCGTGGTCGCAAGAAAAAGGGATCGCTCGGTTTTCCTTCGGTGTCGGTTACCCATGCAAAGATGATTGAGGAGATATTTGGGAGCGAAGGAGAAGACGATGGAGGAGAAGTTGTTGAAGCTGGAGAAGTTTGCGAgccgaggaagaagaggaagcaaAGGTGTAGGTTGTTGGAGGATATATACCAGGTGACGAAGCCGATGGATAACCAGAGGTACTTGAAGGAGATGATGATCAAATATTAG
- the LOC116210194 gene encoding RNA-binding protein 39 → MEFDEYDYLEKTVENRDDRENSSKSKKSKDGASEKTYRKRDVEDDLDGDERRGKRSRAGDEENGSRKDRDREEKDRSARRDKDRHKSSIDNDRERDREDKDRVRERSSRDKDKERDRDRDRERDKEKERRDRDREKRDRDRDEKERDKEKERDKERERSRRSRSRSHRSPSPPRSGSRSRRSSSRSQRHEGDYERERDLDIRESRRFKDKKEAVEPEADPERDQRTVFAYQMPLKATERDVYEFFSKAGKVRDVRLIMDRNSRRSKGVGYIEFYDAMSVPMAIALSGQLLLGQPAMVKPSEAEKNLVQSTTSGTAGGAAGAYGATDRKLYVGNLHFNMTESHLKTIFEAFGPVELVQLPLDPETGHCKGFGFVQFAQLEHAKAAQSVNGKLEVAGRFLKISSVTDHVGAQDTVAKSADLDDDEGGLALNAQSRALLMQKLDRTGIATSIAGSLGVPVLNGAPMQPGMLPVSKPATVPMPILPAQVISAASEAVGSPTECLLLKNLFDPATETEPDFELDIKEDVEEECSKYGRVIHIYVDKNSAGHVYLRFENVAGAINAQRAMHLRWFAGRSISAIYMQPHDYEAKFKGTA, encoded by the exons ATGGAATTCGACGAGTACGACTACCTGGAGAAGACGGTGGAGAACCGAGACGATCGGGAGAATTCATCCAAGTCAAAGAAGAGCAAGGACGGAGCGTCTGAAAAGACCTACAGGAAGCGGGATGTCGAGGACGATTTGGACGGCGATGAACGGAGGGGCAAGAGGTCCAGGGCCGGCGACGAGGAGAACGGCTCGAGAAAGGACCGGGACCGGGAGGAGAAGGACAGGTCCGCGCGCAGAGATAAGGACCGCCATAAAAGTAGCATAGACAATGATAGGGAACGAGACCGAGAGGATAAGGATCGCGTCAGGGAGAGGAGTAGCAGGGACAAGGATAAGGAGAGGGACAGAGATAGGGATAGGGAGAGGGAcaaggagaaggagagaagGGATAGGGATAGGGAGAAGAGAGACAGGGACAGGGATGAGAAGGAGAGGGAcaaggagaaggagagggaCAAGGAGAGGGAGAGGTCACGGAGGAGCAGGAGCAGGTCTCACAGGAGCCCGAGCCCTCCTCGGAGCGGGAGCAGGTCTCGAAGGAGCTCGAGCAGGTCTCAGAGACACGAGGGTGATTACGAGCGGGAACGCGACCTCGACATTAGAGAGAGCAG GAGATTTAAGGATAAGAAAGAGGCAGTGGAGCCTGAGGCTGATCCAGAAAGGGACCAGAGAACGGTGTTTGCTTATCAG ATGCCTCTGAAAGCCACTGAAAGGGATGTCTATGAGTTCTTCTCAAAAGCTGGCAAG GTGAGGGATGTAAGATTGATCATGGATAGGAATTCAAGGCGGTCCAAAGGTGTTGG GTATATTGAATTCTATGATGCAATGTCAGTTCCAATGGCTATAGCACTTTCTGGCCAATTACTACTTGGGCAACCAGCAATGGTCAAACCATCCGAGGCTGAAAAAAACCTTGTGCAGTCTACAACCTCTGGCACAGCTGGTGGCGCTGCAGGAGCATATGGAGCCACAGACAGGAAATTGTATGTGGGGAACTTACACTTTAATATGACTGAGAGCCATCTAAAAACT ATATTTGAGGCATTTGGCCCTGTGGAGCTCGTCCAGCTACCCCTTGACCCTGAGACTGGGCATTGCAAGGGTTTTGGATTTGTTCAG TTTGCGCAACTTGAACATGCAAAAGCTGCTCAAAGTGTGAACGGAAAGTTGGAAGTTGCTGGTAGATTTCTCAAG ATTTCCTCTGTCACGGATCATGTTGGAGCTCAAGATACTGTTGCAAAATCTGCGGATCTAGATGACGATGAGGGTGGATTG GCTTTAAATGCTCAGTCACGAGCATTGCTGATGCAAAAACTGGATCGCACCGGTATTGCCACAAG TATTGCGGGATCTCTTGGGGTACCTGTCCTTAATGGAGCCCCAATGCAGCCGGGCATGTTGCCCGTCAGCAAGCCTGCCACAGTGCCTATGCCTATACTTCCTGCACAGGTTATCTCTGCAGCTTCAGAAGCTGTTGGAAGCCCCACTGAGTGTTTGCTGCTGAAGAACTTGTTCGATCCTGCCACCGAG ACGGAACCAGACTTCGAATTGGACATAAAGGAGGATGTGGAAGAAGAGTGCTCCAAATATGGGAGAGTGATCCACATTTATGTGGATAA GAACAGTGCAGGTCATGTATACTTGCGATTTGAGAACGTAGCAGGAGCAATTAACGCTCAACGTGCAATGCATCTTAGGTGGTTTGCGGGCAGGTCCATTTCTGCCATATATATG CAACCGCACGATTACGAGGCCAAATTCAAAGGTACCGCTTAA